A genomic segment from Nicotiana tabacum cultivar K326 chromosome 7, ASM71507v2, whole genome shotgun sequence encodes:
- the LOC107766434 gene encoding large ribosomal subunit protein eL43 codes for MTKRTKKAGIVGKYGTRYGASLRKQIKKMEVSQHSKYFCEFCGKYAVKRKAVGIWGCKDCGKVKAGGAYTLNTASAVTVRSTIRRLREQTES; via the exons ACCAAGAGAACCAAGAAGGCTGGTATCGTTGGGAAGTATG GTACCCGTTATGGTGCCAGTTTGAGGAAGCAGATCAAGAAGATGGAGGTTAGTCAGCATAGCAAATACTTCTGTGAGTTTTGCGGAAAG TATGCCGTCAAGAGGAAAGCTGTTGGAATTTGGGGTTGCAAAGACTGCGGCAAAGTGAAAGCTGGCGGTGCTTATACATTGAA CACTGCTAGCGCTGTTACCGTAAGGAGCACTATTCGAAGGCTTAGGGAGCAGACAGAGAGTTAG